One Brassica oleracea var. oleracea cultivar TO1000 chromosome C7, BOL, whole genome shotgun sequence genomic window carries:
- the LOC106303876 gene encoding F-box/LRR-repeat protein At2g43260-like, translated as MESRRFADRRMSVPKNRKFVAVGNQAQSRFQGDEEIEMVYLECDEATRPSLTCDGVVCIPEPNWVSVLNPSTGEFNRFCSGPFHYENDMSTEVWWSEFNINSAMGFGKDEVTGKYKVVSMLFDHNHYQILDVDIGQWRKLVPPPYNVDTRRKSACVKGSIYWFDLFRKYKILAFDLHTEEFRVVQVLPPSLHSTAARIVNLDDRLAIADICMMKPGCNLEIWIMDAQEETWSMTYSITLAHKFIPMHGRVIEEWSTMFTPLAVSKEGSLFFYDTKKRLFKYDPETDFLCCLSSDICVISPFVENLVRLHTGCVPKTRPPGCRNGRSCLNLVPGSRISKQIKLQIPNILLTSTLVSLICFGYSCTCRYCI; from the exons ATGGAGTCGAGGAGGTTCGCGGACAGGCGTATGAGTGTTCCAAAGAACCGAAAATTCGTGGCTGTCGGAAATCAGGCCCAATCGCGGTTCCAAGGAGACGAAGAGATCGAGATGGTTTATTTAGAGTGTGATGAAGCCACACGACCGTCGTTGACATGTGACGGTGTAGTTTGCATACCGGAACCGAATTGGGTCAGCGTTTTGAATCCTTCGACCGGAGAATTCAATAGATTCTGTAGCGGCCCCTTCCACTATGAGAACGACATGTCTACCG AAGTGTGGTGGAGCGAATTCAATATAAACTCGGCGATGGGATTCGGTAAGGACGAAGTTACCGGGAAGTATAAAGTAGTGAGCATGTTGTTTGATCATAACCATTACCAGATTCTTGATGTTGACATTGGCCAATGGCGGAAACTGGTCCCGCCTCCTTACAATGTTGATACGAGAAGGAAGTCGGCTTGTGTGAAAGGATCCATCTACTGGTTCGACCTTTTTCGTAAATATAAGATACTAGCTTTCGATCTTCACACAGAAGAATTTCGGGTTGTCCAGGTACTTCCGCCCTCTTTGCACTCGACCGCAGCTCGGATAGTGAACCTTGATGATCGTCTAGCCATAGCTGACATCTGTATGATGAAACCTGGATGCAATCTAGAGATATGGATCATGGATGCACAAGAAGAAACATGGAGTATGACTTACTCCATAACTTTAGCACATAAATTTATTCCAATGCACGGGAGAGTTATAGAGGAATGGTCAACGATGTTCACGCCATTGGCTGTTTCTAAGGAAGGGAGCCTTTTCTTCTATGACACTAAGAAGAGGCTGTTCAAATATGATCCAGAGACGGACTTCCTCTGTTGCCTCTCTTCAGATATTTGTGTTATCTCTCCTTTTGTCGAAAATTTGGTCCGTTTACATACAGGATGTGTTCCGAAAACCCGGCCACCTGGGTGCCGCAATGGACGTAGCTGTCTAAATCTGGTACCGGGTTCCCGGATATCTAAACAGATCAAACTGCAGATCCCTAATATTTTACTTACCTCTACTCTAGTGTCTCTAATTTGTTTTGGTTACAGTTGTACTTGTAGATATTGTATTTGA